One genomic region from Triplophysa dalaica isolate WHDGS20190420 chromosome 23, ASM1584641v1, whole genome shotgun sequence encodes:
- the spag6 gene encoding sperm-associated antigen 6 isoform X2, producing MSLLRPLLLDAVPTIQQTAALALGRLANYNDDLAEAVVKGDILPQLVYSLAEQNRFYKKAAAFVLRAVAKHSPELAQAVVDCGALDALVISLEEFDPGVKEAAGWALGYIARHSAHLAQAVVDAGVVPLLVLCLQEPEIALKRVAASALSDIAKHSPELAQTVVDTGAIPYLAQMILNPDSKLKRQVFSALSQIAKHSVDVAEMVVEADIFPAALSCLKDPDEYVRKNVTTLMREITKHTPELSQIIVNFGGIAAVIDYLGDSKGPVRLPGIMMLGYVAAHTENLAMAVIVSKGVPQLAICLEEEHEDYIKAATAWAFGQIGRHTPEHAKSVAVANVLPKLLHLYLDPERSEDLQVKAKKALKSILQKCTYLPVLEPLLYDAPSNILKHVICQFSKVLPHDSKARRLFVTSGGLKKVQEIKAEPGSALQEYINAINNCYPEEIVRYYSPGYSEALLERIDNYQPI from the exons ATGTCCCTTTTGAGGCCTCTCCTTTTGGATGCCGTCCCAACTATTCAGCAGACAGCAGCTCTGGCTCTCGGAAGGCTTGCCAACTATAACGATGACCTGGCTGAGGCTGTAGTAAAGGGAGACATTCTTCCTCAGCTTGTGTACTCCCTGGCTGAGCAAAAC CGGTTTTACAAGAAAGCTGCTGCGTTCGTTCTTCGGGCTGTTGCTAAGCACTCCCCCGAGCTTGCCCAGGCCGTAGTGGACTGTGGCGCACTGGACGCTCTTGTCATCTCCCTGGAGGAGTTTGACCCTGGGGTCAAAGAGGCTGCTGGTTGGGCACTGGGTTACATCGCCAGACACAGTGCGC ACTTGGCTCAGGCAGTAGTAGATGCTGGGGTTGTGCCTCTCCTCGTGTTGTGTCTCCAGGAGCCTGAAATTGCCCTAAAGAGGGTTGCCGCCTCTGCTTTGAGTGACATAGCTAAGCACTCCCCTGAGCTGGCTCAAACTGTGGTGGACACGGGGGCCATCCCTTACCTAGCGCAGATGATCCTAAACCCAGATTCCAAACTGAAA AGGCAGGTTTTCTCAGCTCTCAGCCAAATTGCCAAGCATTCCGTGGACGTAGCAGAAATGGTTGTGGAGGCCGACATATTTCCCGCCGCACTAAGTTGCCTGAAGGACCCAGACGAATACGTTCGGAAGAACGTCACCACTCTTATGCGAGAAATCACAAAACACACCCCCGAG CTGTCCCAGATAATAGTGAATTTCGGGGGCATAGCAGCTGTGATTGACTACCTTGGGGATTCCAAAGGGCCTGTACGCCTCCCAGGGATCATGATGCTGGGCTATGTGGCTGCACATACAGAGAACTTAGCCATGGCTGTGATTGTATCTAAG GGTGTGCCACAGTTAGCTATCTGCCTTGAAGAGGAACATGAAGATTATATCAAGGCAGCCACAGCTTGGGCATTTGGCCAGATCGGTCGTCACACACCTGAGCATGCAAAATCCGTTGCCGTGGCCAACGTGCTCCCCAAACTCCTACATTTATATCTGGACCCTGAACGCTCGGAAGATCTGCAAGTCAAG GCCAAGAAGGCTTTGAAGAGCATCCTTCAGAAGTGCACTTATCTGCCCGTACTAGAACCTCTTCTCTATGACGCTCCCAGCAACATTCTTAAACACGTCATATGTCAATTCAGCAAG GTTCTTCCTCATGACAGTAAGGCACGGCGCTTGTTTGTTACCAGTGGCGGTTTAAAGAAAGTACAGGAGATAAAAGCAGAACCTGGATCCGCTCTTCAGGAATATATCAATGCAATTAACAACTGCTATCCTGAGGAGATTGTCAG GTACTACTCACCTGGTTATTCTGAGGCCTTGCTGGAAAGGATTGATAACTACCAGCCAATTTGA
- the spag6 gene encoding sperm-associated antigen 6 isoform X1 produces the protein MSQRQVLQVFEQYQKARTQFVQTVADLATRPQNIETLQNAGVMSLLRPLLLDAVPTIQQTAALALGRLANYNDDLAEAVVKGDILPQLVYSLAEQNRFYKKAAAFVLRAVAKHSPELAQAVVDCGALDALVISLEEFDPGVKEAAGWALGYIARHSAHLAQAVVDAGVVPLLVLCLQEPEIALKRVAASALSDIAKHSPELAQTVVDTGAIPYLAQMILNPDSKLKRQVFSALSQIAKHSVDVAEMVVEADIFPAALSCLKDPDEYVRKNVTTLMREITKHTPELSQIIVNFGGIAAVIDYLGDSKGPVRLPGIMMLGYVAAHTENLAMAVIVSKGVPQLAICLEEEHEDYIKAATAWAFGQIGRHTPEHAKSVAVANVLPKLLHLYLDPERSEDLQVKAKKALKSILQKCTYLPVLEPLLYDAPSNILKHVICQFSKVLPHDSKARRLFVTSGGLKKVQEIKAEPGSALQEYINAINNCYPEEIVRYYSPGYSEALLERIDNYQPI, from the exons ATGAGTCAAAGGCAAGTTTTGCAAG TATTTGAGCAGTACCAGAAGGCAAGAACACAGTTTGTACAGACTGTAGCAGATCTTGCAACAAGACCACAAAATATTGAAACACTTCAAAATGCTG GTGTAATGTCCCTTTTGAGGCCTCTCCTTTTGGATGCCGTCCCAACTATTCAGCAGACAGCAGCTCTGGCTCTCGGAAGGCTTGCCAACTATAACGATGACCTGGCTGAGGCTGTAGTAAAGGGAGACATTCTTCCTCAGCTTGTGTACTCCCTGGCTGAGCAAAAC CGGTTTTACAAGAAAGCTGCTGCGTTCGTTCTTCGGGCTGTTGCTAAGCACTCCCCCGAGCTTGCCCAGGCCGTAGTGGACTGTGGCGCACTGGACGCTCTTGTCATCTCCCTGGAGGAGTTTGACCCTGGGGTCAAAGAGGCTGCTGGTTGGGCACTGGGTTACATCGCCAGACACAGTGCGC ACTTGGCTCAGGCAGTAGTAGATGCTGGGGTTGTGCCTCTCCTCGTGTTGTGTCTCCAGGAGCCTGAAATTGCCCTAAAGAGGGTTGCCGCCTCTGCTTTGAGTGACATAGCTAAGCACTCCCCTGAGCTGGCTCAAACTGTGGTGGACACGGGGGCCATCCCTTACCTAGCGCAGATGATCCTAAACCCAGATTCCAAACTGAAA AGGCAGGTTTTCTCAGCTCTCAGCCAAATTGCCAAGCATTCCGTGGACGTAGCAGAAATGGTTGTGGAGGCCGACATATTTCCCGCCGCACTAAGTTGCCTGAAGGACCCAGACGAATACGTTCGGAAGAACGTCACCACTCTTATGCGAGAAATCACAAAACACACCCCCGAG CTGTCCCAGATAATAGTGAATTTCGGGGGCATAGCAGCTGTGATTGACTACCTTGGGGATTCCAAAGGGCCTGTACGCCTCCCAGGGATCATGATGCTGGGCTATGTGGCTGCACATACAGAGAACTTAGCCATGGCTGTGATTGTATCTAAG GGTGTGCCACAGTTAGCTATCTGCCTTGAAGAGGAACATGAAGATTATATCAAGGCAGCCACAGCTTGGGCATTTGGCCAGATCGGTCGTCACACACCTGAGCATGCAAAATCCGTTGCCGTGGCCAACGTGCTCCCCAAACTCCTACATTTATATCTGGACCCTGAACGCTCGGAAGATCTGCAAGTCAAG GCCAAGAAGGCTTTGAAGAGCATCCTTCAGAAGTGCACTTATCTGCCCGTACTAGAACCTCTTCTCTATGACGCTCCCAGCAACATTCTTAAACACGTCATATGTCAATTCAGCAAG GTTCTTCCTCATGACAGTAAGGCACGGCGCTTGTTTGTTACCAGTGGCGGTTTAAAGAAAGTACAGGAGATAAAAGCAGAACCTGGATCCGCTCTTCAGGAATATATCAATGCAATTAACAACTGCTATCCTGAGGAGATTGTCAG GTACTACTCACCTGGTTATTCTGAGGCCTTGCTGGAAAGGATTGATAACTACCAGCCAATTTGA
- the bmi1a gene encoding polycomb complex protein BMI-1-A — protein MKMHRTTRIKITELNPHLMCVLCGGYFIDATTIIECLHSFCKMCIVRYMETSKYCPICDVQVHKTKPLLNIRSDKTLQDIVYKLVPGLFKNEMKRRRDFYAEHPSVDAANGSNEDRGEVADEDKRIITDDEIISLSIEFLDQRAQHQGCADERQKEEVNNKRYLQCPAAMTVMHLRKFLRSKMDIPPTFQIEVMYEDEPLKDYYTLMDIAYIYTWRRNGPLPLKYSVRPSCKKMKISHPQDGVNNTNRSESDSASDKASSPAGAPSTSSPLPSPSTLVQPSPANFTHMSNPINGSTMTSPNRQFNFGNKVRKTALNGSSTSSG, from the exons ATGAAGATGCATCGTACAACAAGGATCAAGATAACAGAGCTCAATCCCCAtttgatgtgtgttttatgtggtgGATATTTCATAGACGCAACCACAATTATTGAATGTTTGCACTCAT TTTGTAAAATGTGCATTGTCCGCTATATGGAAACCAGCAAGTACTGTCCAATATGTGATGTCCAGGTCCACAAAACAAAGCCACTTCTCAATATAAG ATCTGACAAAACTCTACAGGACATTGTATACAAGCTGGTGCCTGGTCTTTTCAAAA ATGAGATGAAGCGTAGGAGAGATTTTTATGCTGAACACCCTTCAGTTGATG CTGCAAATGGATCCAATGAAGATCGAGGGGAAGTTGCTGATGAGGATAAAAGAATCATCACAGATGACGAGATCATCAGTCTCTCAATTGAGTTTCTTGATCAAAG AGCACAACACCAAGGCTGCGCAGATGAGAGGCAAAAAGAAGAG GTTAATAATAAAAGATACTTGCAGTGTCCTGCTGCAATGACTGTGATGCATTTGAGGAAATTTCTGAGAAGCAAAATGGATATACCTCCCACCTTTCAg ATTGAAGTTATGTATGAGGATGAGCCCTTGAAAGATTATTACACATTAATGGACATTGCCTACATCTACACATGGAGAAGA AATGGACCATTGCCTCTGAAATACAGTGTTCGGCCCAGCTGTAAAAAGATGAAGATTAGTCACCCGCAAGATGGCGTAAACAATACAAACCGTTCTGAAAGCGACTCGGCCAGCGATAAGGCCAGCAGTCCCGCTGGAGCTCCATCCACATCCTCACCACTACCCAGTCCGAGCACGCTGGTGCAACCTTCACCTGCTAATTTCACCCATATGTCCAATCCTATTAACGGTTCCACTATGACAAGCCCGAATCGACAGTTCAATTTTGGAAACAAAGTGCGAAAGACAGCGCTGAACGGATCTTCCACATCATCGGGATGA